The Oleiphilus messinensis DNA segment AAGTGAAACGAAATTGCCTTCTGCCAATAGGGTTATCCTGTCTGGCCCGTGGCACGGGTGCTTGCTAAAATTCAAGTGTTTTTTAACGCAGTCTAAAAAATGACTTCGTTATCAGAAAAACTAAAAAAGTCTCAGGACGTTCGGCTCAGATCACCGCCTTAAGGGGAGAATTCGTGATGATTACAGGTAGTTGTTTATGCGGGAAGATAACTTACGAGATAAGCGGTGGCATGGGCGATATTGTGCACTGTCACTGCCAAACCTGTCGTAAAGCCCACGGCGCGGCATTTTCCAGTGTCGCATCAGTTCAGGATCAACATTTCAGGTTATCAGGCGCGGATCAGTTGTCGTTTTTCGAATCGTCCCCGGGTAAAACACGATACTTCTGCAAGCACTGTGGTACCCAGATTTATGCCAAGCGGGAAAACACCGAGCACATTATATTGCGCTTGGGGTCTTTGGATTCCAACCCCGAAGTGCAAGCTCGATCTCATATCTGGCTCTCTCAGAAAGCGGCTTGGTATGATCCGGCGGAGCGCCTTCCGGGGTATGATGAGTTTGAATAAACTCAGAGCAAACTAAATGTTTTCGACGATTTGATCCATTATCCGGTCCAGCTTGCCCTGAATCCGCTTGTAGCCTACATAGACCGTTGGATAACCGGCAATCTGCATGGTCTCGATGATGGCCTTTCGGTCGCTCGCTTTTTCCACATCGAGCTCATAATAGTCGATGTTTTTCGCTTCCAAGGTTTCTCTGAGCTTCTTACAGTAAGGGCACCAACTGGCACCGTAAATATATACTTTGGCTTGCCCATCACTGTAAAAGTGATTCTCCATATACTGCTTTTCCTGCCGGGTCAGGTACTCATCACCAAATGATTGTGCCAGTTTGGAGGCGATATCCGAGCGGAAAAAACCGTTACTGGTTTGGTTACCAATAGCGTAGAAAGGCAGTGTTTTACCGCCCATTTCAGACCATAGTGATTGAACCTCTTCACCATCATCCAATTTGTAATGTGTATACTCCGCTGCCCGGTTCTCAAGATCCGACACCGCATCATTACAGGGCTTACCGCACTGGTTAAACGTAAAAAGCCAAATCTCCGGTGTATTCGAAGCACTGAACGCCCCCGCATTATTGGACGTCAATCCACCATTTTTGTACCAGAGCGCAACGCCGATCAATGCTACGATCATGAGTAGTTTTTTCATAGTGTTCTATTTCCCTGATAATGCGTTTAA contains these protein-coding regions:
- a CDS encoding GFA family protein, with amino-acid sequence MITGSCLCGKITYEISGGMGDIVHCHCQTCRKAHGAAFSSVASVQDQHFRLSGADQLSFFESSPGKTRYFCKHCGTQIYAKRENTEHIILRLGSLDSNPEVQARSHIWLSQKAAWYDPAERLPGYDEFE
- a CDS encoding glutaredoxin family protein translates to MKKLLMIVALIGVALWYKNGGLTSNNAGAFSASNTPEIWLFTFNQCGKPCNDAVSDLENRAAEYTHYKLDDGEEVQSLWSEMGGKTLPFYAIGNQTSNGFFRSDIASKLAQSFGDEYLTRQEKQYMENHFYSDGQAKVYIYGASWCPYCKKLRETLEAKNIDYYELDVEKASDRKAIIETMQIAGYPTVYVGYKRIQGKLDRIMDQIVENI